From the Acidobacteriota bacterium genome, one window contains:
- a CDS encoding MotA/TolQ/ExbB proton channel family protein has protein sequence MEGRKMQFGRIAGAGFAMLLMTSAPAFAQEGAGIDWVDMFEQMGAAAWAVAIVLFIMSFWSVGVAIERIYTFNQATKQSKMYAPLVAKHLKEGRLKEAIALSAAKEYRYSHLAKVVLAGLQEYQFQQESGSNLSREDLLDTVRRSIQRATALTSNDLKKGISGLATIGATAPFVGLLGTVIGVINAFVGIASSGSGGIGAVSAGIAEALVETALGLFVAIPAVWFYNYLSGKLEFFNVEMDNSSSEMVDYFIKKTA, from the coding sequence ATGGAAGGTCGGAAGATGCAGTTTGGTCGGATCGCTGGTGCCGGTTTCGCGATGTTGCTGATGACGAGCGCCCCTGCCTTTGCGCAGGAGGGTGCCGGCATCGACTGGGTCGATATGTTCGAGCAGATGGGCGCCGCGGCGTGGGCCGTCGCCATCGTGCTGTTCATCATGTCGTTCTGGTCGGTGGGTGTCGCGATCGAGCGCATCTACACCTTCAACCAGGCCACCAAGCAGTCGAAGATGTATGCCCCCCTCGTCGCCAAGCACCTCAAGGAAGGCCGGCTGAAGGAAGCCATCGCCCTGTCGGCGGCGAAGGAATACCGCTACAGCCACCTCGCCAAGGTCGTGCTCGCCGGGCTGCAGGAATACCAGTTTCAACAGGAAAGCGGCAGCAACCTGTCGCGTGAGGACCTGCTCGACACCGTCCGCCGCTCGATTCAGCGCGCCACCGCGCTGACCTCGAACGACCTCAAGAAGGGCATCTCGGGCCTCGCCACCATCGGCGCGACCGCGCCGTTCGTCGGCCTGCTCGGCACCGTCATCGGCGTTATCAACGCCTTCGTCGGTATCGCCTCCTCGGGTTCGGGCGGCATCGGCGCCGTCTCGGCCGGTATCGCCGAAGCGCTCGTCGAAACCGCGCTCGGTCTGTTCGTGGCCATCCCGGCCGTGTGGTTCTACAACTACCTGTCGGGCAAGCTCGAATTCTTCAACGTCGAGATGGACAACTCGTCGTCGGAGATGGTCGACTACTTCATCAAGAAGACGGCGTAA
- a CDS encoding biopolymer transporter ExbD, which translates to MAHAHQHLGADRVITAKKLEANGDMNITPMIDVLLVLLVIFMAALPLSQKGLDVNLPAETKTAEQTQVDVSQIVIEYTADRKISINKSDVTIADLEDSLRKIYEERKDKTLFIAGDGSLSYGAIVEVIDAAKGAGVEKVGIITEGMRRAAAGAGRTGGN; encoded by the coding sequence ATGGCACACGCACACCAGCACCTCGGCGCCGACCGCGTCATCACCGCCAAGAAGCTCGAAGCCAATGGCGACATGAACATCACGCCGATGATCGACGTGCTGCTCGTGCTCCTGGTCATCTTCATGGCCGCCCTGCCGCTGTCGCAGAAGGGGCTCGACGTCAACCTGCCGGCCGAAACCAAGACCGCCGAGCAGACCCAGGTCGACGTTTCGCAGATCGTGATCGAATACACCGCCGACCGGAAGATCTCGATCAACAAGAGCGATGTCACGATCGCCGACCTCGAAGACTCGCTCCGTAAGATCTACGAGGAACGCAAGGACAAAACCCTGTTCATCGCCGGCGACGGCTCGCTCAGCTACGGCGCGATCGTCGAAGTGATCGACGCCGCCAAGGGCGCAGGCGTCGAAAAAGTCGGCATCATCACCGAGGGCATGCGCCGCGCTGCCGCCGGTGCCGGCCGCACGGGCGGAAACTAG
- a CDS encoding sodium-translocating pyrophosphatase → MLAAQPEAAADEAHHRPGGEVNIQLPDLNQGDFLGMTGHDILLSGLVVCVLGLLFGLWTYTAVKNLPVHKSMSDVSAIIYETCKAYLIQQGKFLLILELFIGTVMIAYFWLTGLEPSRIAIVIIFSLIGIAGSYGVAWYGIRINTLANSRTAFASLAGKAFPVCDIPLRAGMSVGMMLISVELLFMLAILLFIPGEYAGACFLGFAIGESLGASALRIAGGIFTKIADIGSDLMKVVFKIKEDDARNPGVIADCTGDNAGDSVGPTADGFETYGVTGVALIMFIMLAVNDPATQVQLLVWIFMVRVVMVLASAGSYLVNNAIAAGKYAGAVKMNFEAPLTSLVWLTSIVSVVLTYVLSYLLIPNLGGNPDLWWQLSSVVTCGTLAGAIIPEFVKVFTSTHSAHVREVVTSSREGGASLNILSGLVAGNFSAYWLGLTIMGLMTGAYFLSEMALSSTVIAGAPMMVAPAIFSFGLVAFGFLGMGPVTIAVDSYGPVTDNAQSVYELSQIEEIPGIEAELEKSYGFKVNFVVAKELLEENDGAGNTFKATAKPVLIGTAVVGATTMIFAIIMALTQGLENQASIAMLSILHPPFLLGLITGGAVIYWFTGASMQAVTTGAYRAVEFIKANIKLDGATKASVEDSKKVVEICTIYAQKGMFNIFLGVFFSTLAFAFIEPFFFIGYLISIALFGLYQAIFMANAGGAWDNAKKIVETELKMKGTPLHDASIVGDTVGDPFKDTSSVAMNPVIKFTTLFGLLAVELGVYLGTGAALTVGLSVVFFVVSMYFVYRSFYGMRIESN, encoded by the coding sequence ATGCTGGCGGCGCAGCCGGAAGCGGCGGCGGATGAGGCGCATCACCGCCCCGGGGGTGAGGTCAACATCCAGTTGCCCGACCTGAACCAGGGCGACTTCCTCGGCATGACCGGCCACGACATCCTGTTGTCGGGCCTGGTCGTCTGCGTGCTCGGCCTGCTGTTTGGCCTGTGGACCTACACCGCGGTCAAGAACCTGCCGGTCCACAAGTCGATGTCCGACGTCTCGGCGATCATTTACGAGACCTGCAAGGCCTACCTGATTCAGCAGGGCAAGTTCCTGCTGATCCTGGAGCTGTTCATCGGTACCGTGATGATTGCCTACTTCTGGCTGACCGGCCTCGAGCCGTCGCGCATTGCGATTGTCATCATCTTCAGCCTGATCGGCATTGCCGGCAGCTACGGCGTGGCCTGGTACGGCATCCGCATCAACACCCTGGCCAACTCGCGCACGGCGTTTGCCAGCCTCGCCGGCAAGGCCTTCCCGGTGTGCGACATTCCGCTGCGGGCCGGCATGAGCGTCGGCATGATGCTGATCTCGGTCGAGCTGCTGTTCATGCTCGCCATCCTGCTGTTCATTCCCGGCGAGTACGCCGGCGCCTGCTTCCTGGGCTTCGCCATCGGCGAGTCGCTCGGTGCCTCGGCGCTGCGCATTGCCGGCGGCATCTTCACCAAGATCGCCGACATCGGCTCGGACCTGATGAAGGTCGTGTTCAAGATCAAGGAAGACGACGCGCGCAACCCCGGCGTGATTGCCGACTGCACTGGCGACAACGCCGGCGACTCGGTCGGCCCGACCGCCGACGGCTTCGAGACCTACGGCGTCACCGGCGTGGCGCTGATCATGTTCATCATGCTGGCGGTCAACGATCCTGCCACGCAGGTGCAACTGCTGGTGTGGATCTTCATGGTCCGCGTGGTCATGGTGCTGGCCTCGGCCGGCTCGTACCTGGTCAACAACGCGATCGCCGCCGGCAAGTATGCCGGTGCGGTGAAGATGAACTTCGAGGCGCCGCTCACCTCGCTGGTGTGGCTGACCTCGATCGTCTCGGTGGTGCTTACCTACGTGCTGTCGTATCTGCTGATTCCCAACCTTGGTGGCAATCCCGACTTGTGGTGGCAGCTGTCGTCGGTGGTCACCTGCGGCACGCTGGCCGGCGCGATCATCCCGGAGTTCGTCAAGGTCTTCACCTCCACCCACTCGGCGCACGTGCGTGAAGTGGTGACCTCGTCGCGCGAAGGCGGCGCCTCGCTCAACATCCTGTCGGGCCTGGTGGCCGGCAATTTCAGCGCCTACTGGCTCGGCCTGACGATCATGGGCCTGATGACCGGCGCCTACTTCCTGTCGGAGATGGCGCTGTCGAGCACCGTCATTGCCGGGGCGCCGATGATGGTGGCGCCGGCGATCTTCTCGTTCGGCCTGGTCGCCTTCGGCTTCCTCGGCATGGGCCCGGTGACGATCGCGGTCGACTCGTACGGCCCGGTCACCGACAACGCGCAGTCGGTCTACGAGTTGTCGCAGATTGAAGAGATTCCCGGCATCGAAGCCGAACTCGAGAAGAGCTACGGCTTCAAGGTCAACTTCGTGGTGGCCAAGGAACTGCTCGAAGAGAACGACGGTGCCGGCAACACCTTCAAGGCGACCGCCAAGCCGGTGCTGATCGGCACGGCCGTGGTCGGCGCGACCACGATGATCTTCGCGATCATCATGGCGCTGACGCAGGGCCTCGAGAACCAGGCGTCGATTGCCATGCTGTCGATCCTGCACCCGCCCTTCCTGCTGGGCCTGATCACCGGCGGCGCGGTGATCTACTGGTTCACCGGCGCCTCGATGCAGGCGGTGACCACCGGCGCGTACCGCGCGGTTGAGTTCATCAAGGCCAACATCAAGCTCGACGGTGCGACCAAGGCGTCGGTCGAGGACAGCAAGAAGGTGGTCGAGATTTGCACCATCTACGCGCAGAAGGGCATGTTCAACATTTTCCTGGGCGTGTTCTTCTCGACCCTGGCGTTCGCGTTCATCGAGCCGTTCTTCTTTATCGGCTATCTGATCTCGATCGCGCTGTTCGGCCTCTACCAGGCGATCTTCATGGCCAACGCCGGCGGCGCGTGGGACAACGCCAAGAAGATTGTCGAGACTGAGTTGAAGATGAAGGGCACCCCGCTGCACGACGCCTCGATCGTCGGCGATACGGTCGGCGATCCCTTCAAGGACACCTCGTCGGTGGCCATGAACCCGGTGATCAAGTTCACCACGCTGTTCGGCCTGCTGGCGGTCGAGCTCGGCGTCTACCTCGGCACCGGCGCCGCGCTCACCGTCGGGCTGTCGGTGGTGTTCTTCGTCGTGAGCATGTATTTCGTCTACCGCTCGTTCTACGGGATGCGGATCGAGTCGAACTAG
- the yajC gene encoding preprotein translocase subunit YajC, translating to MTTTDPLIAPLFALAASPGQQVSPLIQLIPFALVLAIFYFVILLPMKKKQAKVQAFLEALKVGDKVVTSGGLFGSIAKITDQVVSLQVAPNVRLDISKAAIVGYQGQPPVVEAPNT from the coding sequence ATGACCACGACGGATCCCCTAATCGCCCCCTTGTTTGCGCTGGCTGCTTCACCTGGACAACAGGTCAGCCCGCTCATCCAGCTCATTCCCTTCGCGCTCGTACTCGCGATTTTTTATTTCGTGATCCTGCTTCCCATGAAGAAGAAGCAGGCCAAGGTCCAGGCCTTCCTCGAAGCCTTGAAGGTGGGCGACAAGGTCGTCACCTCGGGCGGACTGTTTGGTTCGATTGCCAAGATCACCGACCAGGTGGTGTCGCTCCAGGTCGCACCCAACGTTCGTCTGGACATCTCCAAGGCCGCCATCGTCGGCTACCAGGGCCAGCCCCCCGTCGTCGAAGCCCCGAATACATAA
- a CDS encoding energy transducer TonB: MPRDMFGDVVDPSIKMGNKMWYTVPLTMLIQATIVAALVIVPLMATGVLPTTPSMMAFVAAPPPPPPPPPPPPPPEAKAPPPPMDVSPDAAPLEAPKEIKAETGLEAGFERSAGVEGGIIGGVAGGITGGIPEPPPPPPPPAAPVRVGGNIKPPQKTRDVRPTYPPIAQSARVQGIVIIEATIGPDGAVKDAKVLRSIPLLDQAALDAVRQWVFTPTLLNGVPVPVIMTVTVQFTLQ; the protein is encoded by the coding sequence GTGCCACGCGACATGTTTGGTGATGTCGTCGATCCATCAATCAAAATGGGCAACAAGATGTGGTACACCGTGCCACTGACCATGTTGATCCAGGCGACGATCGTTGCTGCGTTGGTCATCGTTCCGTTGATGGCGACCGGGGTCTTGCCGACGACGCCTTCGATGATGGCGTTTGTGGCGGCTCCGCCCCCACCACCGCCTCCGCCCCCGCCGCCCCCGCCACCGGAGGCGAAGGCGCCGCCACCTCCCATGGATGTGAGCCCTGATGCGGCGCCGCTCGAGGCGCCCAAGGAAATCAAGGCAGAGACCGGTCTCGAGGCCGGCTTCGAGCGGTCAGCCGGCGTCGAAGGCGGCATCATCGGCGGCGTCGCCGGTGGCATCACCGGCGGCATCCCGGAACCGCCGCCGCCCCCGCCGCCACCCGCCGCGCCGGTGCGCGTCGGCGGCAATATCAAGCCGCCGCAGAAGACCCGCGACGTGCGGCCGACGTATCCCCCGATCGCGCAGTCGGCGCGCGTCCAGGGCATCGTGATCATCGAGGCCACCATCGGCCCCGACGGCGCGGTGAAGGATGCCAAGGTGCTGCGCTCGATTCCGCTGCTGGATCAGGCGGCACTCGACGCGGTGCGACAGTGGGTGTTTACACCGACCTTGCTCAACGGCGTGCCGGTGCCGGTCATCATGACCGTCACGGTGCAGTTCACGCTGCAGTAG
- the secF gene encoding protein translocase subunit SecF, protein MGIFDNSNFDFIKWRWHAIALSTLIVLGGIGFVVMRGLPLGIDFSGGTIVVVKFEQPITVDQVRSALAAGMSGENVIQSYGDEANNEILIRVPQLVQEEGAALEQNARAIVDSITKANLGGFEVRSQEIVGPVIGADLQRKGIYATLASLFGITIYIGLRFRFAFALGAIAATLHDVLVTFAFLAFFGYDLSLNVVAAILAITGYSVNDTIVIFDRVRENLKSKRRDSLDTIVNLSVNQTLSRTVITAGTTFMAVLSLFLFGGEVLEGFAFTMLVGIASGTYSTIFIAAAIATLLGAKQAKARTPGARKAS, encoded by the coding sequence ATGGGCATCTTCGATAACTCCAACTTCGACTTCATCAAGTGGCGCTGGCACGCCATCGCCCTGTCCACGCTGATCGTGCTCGGGGGCATTGGCTTCGTGGTCATGCGGGGCCTGCCGCTCGGCATCGACTTCTCTGGCGGCACCATCGTGGTGGTGAAGTTCGAACAGCCCATCACCGTGGACCAGGTGCGCTCGGCGCTCGCGGCCGGCATGTCGGGTGAGAACGTCATCCAGAGCTATGGCGACGAGGCGAACAACGAGATCCTGATTCGCGTGCCGCAGCTGGTGCAGGAGGAAGGCGCCGCGCTCGAGCAGAATGCGCGCGCCATCGTCGACTCGATCACCAAGGCCAACCTCGGCGGGTTCGAGGTGCGCAGCCAGGAGATTGTCGGTCCGGTGATCGGCGCCGACCTCCAGCGCAAGGGCATTTACGCGACCCTGGCGTCGCTGTTCGGCATCACCATCTACATCGGCTTGCGGTTCCGCTTCGCCTTTGCCCTTGGCGCGATCGCCGCGACCCTGCACGACGTGCTGGTGACCTTTGCGTTCCTCGCCTTCTTCGGTTACGACCTGTCGCTCAACGTGGTGGCAGCGATCCTGGCGATTACCGGCTATTCAGTGAATGACACGATCGTCATTTTCGACCGGGTGCGCGAGAACCTGAAGAGCAAGCGCCGCGACTCGCTCGATACCATCGTCAACCTGAGCGTCAACCAGACCCTCAGCCGCACGGTGATCACGGCCGGCACCACGTTCATGGCGGTGTTGTCGCTGTTCCTGTTCGGTGGCGAAGTGCTCGAGGGGTTCGCGTTCACGATGCTGGTGGGGATCGCCAGCGGCACCTATTCGACCATCTTTATTGCGGCTGCGATCGCGACCCTCCTTGGCGCCAAGCAGGCCAAGGCCCGCACGCCGGGCGCCCGCAAGGCGTCGTAA
- the secD gene encoding protein translocase subunit SecD, with protein MSKNLRWKVLVILGVTALSIFAFYPPGEKVRLGLDLKGGVHLVMRVQTDDALRLETQTTADRLAEQLKTASIPVGGVAVGNANSFSVTGVPAEQDAAFRAALTEVEVNYDRSSGAGGYTFTLKPNVVVNLREDTVNQALQTIERRVNELGVAEPIIARHSGADQILVQLPGVTDVNRAKEIIRSTALLELKQVEQGPFPDEAAARQAFGGNLAADLEVLPGVIEGAPGQAASTGYYVIRRVAAVTGRDLRNARPTLDENNRPAVSFSLNNEGARKFGLFTQANIGRQLAIVLDGRVQSAPVIQSRIDDEGRITGNFTNQESQDLSLKLRSGALPASLTYLEERTVGPSLGADSVRAGVTAALGGLMIVTLFMLFYYKLAGINALISISINLTLLLGLMAYVGATMTLPGIAGFILTIGMGVDSNVLIFERIKEELRSGKGVKQAVAAGFDRVLLTILDTHVASLISAAFLFQFGTGPIRGFAMTLTIGLLTNVFTAYFVSRTLFELGLSRRAVAKLSI; from the coding sequence ATGTCGAAGAACCTTCGTTGGAAAGTCCTTGTCATTCTCGGCGTTACCGCGCTGTCGATCTTCGCGTTCTACCCGCCGGGCGAAAAGGTCCGCCTCGGGTTGGACCTGAAGGGCGGCGTGCACCTGGTGATGCGCGTCCAGACCGATGACGCGCTCAGGCTCGAGACGCAGACCACCGCCGACCGGCTGGCGGAGCAGCTGAAGACGGCTAGTATCCCCGTCGGCGGCGTGGCCGTGGGCAACGCCAATTCGTTCAGCGTGACCGGCGTGCCGGCCGAGCAGGATGCGGCGTTTCGCGCCGCGCTGACCGAAGTGGAAGTGAACTACGACCGTTCGTCCGGGGCCGGTGGCTACACCTTCACCCTCAAGCCGAACGTGGTCGTCAACTTGCGCGAAGACACCGTCAATCAGGCGCTGCAGACGATCGAGCGCCGCGTGAACGAACTGGGTGTCGCCGAGCCGATCATCGCGCGCCACAGTGGCGCTGACCAGATCCTGGTGCAGTTGCCGGGCGTCACCGACGTGAACCGCGCGAAGGAGATCATCCGCTCGACGGCGCTGCTGGAGCTGAAGCAGGTCGAGCAGGGGCCGTTCCCTGACGAAGCCGCGGCCCGCCAGGCGTTTGGCGGCAACCTCGCCGCCGACCTGGAGGTCCTGCCGGGCGTGATCGAGGGCGCCCCGGGCCAGGCCGCCAGCACCGGCTACTACGTGATTCGACGGGTGGCGGCGGTGACCGGCCGCGACCTTCGCAACGCGCGGCCCACGCTCGACGAGAACAACCGTCCGGCGGTCAGCTTCTCGCTGAACAACGAGGGGGCGCGCAAGTTCGGCCTGTTCACGCAGGCGAACATTGGCCGCCAGTTGGCGATTGTGCTCGATGGCCGCGTGCAGTCGGCGCCGGTCATCCAGTCGCGGATTGACGATGAGGGCCGCATCACCGGCAACTTCACGAACCAGGAATCGCAGGATCTGTCCCTGAAACTGCGCTCCGGCGCGCTGCCGGCGTCGCTGACTTACCTCGAAGAGCGCACGGTGGGGCCGTCGCTTGGTGCCGACTCCGTACGCGCGGGCGTGACCGCCGCCCTTGGCGGCCTGATGATCGTGACGCTGTTCATGCTGTTCTATTACAAGCTGGCCGGCATCAACGCGCTCATCTCGATCAGCATCAACCTGACCCTGCTGCTCGGCCTGATGGCCTATGTCGGGGCCACCATGACGCTGCCCGGCATTGCCGGCTTCATCCTGACCATCGGCATGGGCGTGGACTCGAATGTGCTGATCTTCGAGCGCATCAAGGAGGAGTTACGCTCCGGCAAGGGCGTGAAACAGGCGGTGGCGGCGGGCTTCGATCGCGTGCTGCTGACCATTCTCGACACGCACGTCGCCTCGCTGATTTCGGCGGCCTTTCTGTTCCAGTTCGGTACCGGTCCGATCCGCGGGTTTGCGATGACGCTGACCATCGGCCTTTTGACCAACGTCTTCACCGCATACTTCGTCTCGCGCACCCTGTTCGAGTTGGGCCTGTCCCGCCGGGCGGTCGCGAAGCTTTCAATTTAG
- a CDS encoding biopolymer transporter ExbD has protein sequence MSMDVGGSRGGIKSDINVTPLVDVMLVLLIIMMIVAPLLQKGADVKLPLAANTADKPETQDQTVVAVDKTDRYFVNGLPVRKEDLRQKVEEILETKAERIILIKADEEARYAAVMDLMDELRAMGIEDMGLITDPKNRTLLAGGGN, from the coding sequence ATGTCAATGGATGTCGGCGGTTCCCGAGGCGGAATCAAATCGGACATCAACGTCACGCCCCTCGTGGACGTCATGCTGGTCCTGCTCATCATCATGATGATCGTGGCCCCGCTGCTCCAGAAGGGTGCTGACGTCAAACTGCCGCTCGCCGCAAATACCGCGGACAAGCCGGAAACGCAGGACCAGACGGTCGTCGCCGTCGACAAGACCGACCGGTACTTCGTCAACGGCCTGCCCGTTCGGAAAGAAGACCTGCGGCAGAAAGTCGAAGAGATTCTCGAGACCAAGGCCGAGCGCATCATCCTCATCAAGGCCGATGAAGAAGCCCGCTATGCCGCCGTCATGGATCTCATGGACGAATTGCGCGCCATGGGGATTGAGGACATGGGGCTGATCACCGACCCCAAGAACCGCACCCTGCTGGCCGGCGGAGGTAACTGA
- a CDS encoding fused MFS/spermidine synthase, translated as MGTQQRASGGARAPRPSGVVPAVLAVALLAAAVALAFWSMSPDRTLGRLEHEEVSAFSRIRVRSNGEVRALTFVRDNGQEVVQSRVNLAAPQTLMSPYARGMFASYLYQPHPQRVLIVGLGGGAMVRFLTHHQPQVQIDAVEIDPAVVRIADEYFGVRSGGNVRVHTADAVAFVESTVDRYDLILMDAFLRPSSGTDATGVPTALKTLAFLGRLKQALAPGGVVAFNVNEHASMADDIAAVAAAFGHAAVYRCPPSDNKVVIATEGGMAKDGELRARIDALDARFSGALSFADLLRNRE; from the coding sequence ATGGGCACCCAACAACGCGCCTCAGGTGGGGCTCGGGCACCGCGGCCGAGCGGCGTCGTGCCCGCAGTCCTGGCGGTGGCCCTGCTCGCCGCGGCCGTCGCGCTGGCCTTCTGGTCGATGTCGCCGGACCGCACCCTCGGGCGCCTGGAGCACGAGGAGGTGTCGGCGTTCTCGCGAATCCGGGTCCGCAGCAACGGCGAGGTCCGCGCCCTGACGTTCGTACGCGACAACGGACAGGAAGTCGTGCAGAGCCGCGTCAACCTGGCGGCGCCCCAGACCTTGATGTCGCCGTACGCCCGCGGCATGTTCGCCAGCTACCTCTACCAGCCTCATCCGCAGCGCGTGCTGATCGTCGGTCTGGGCGGCGGCGCGATGGTTCGCTTCCTGACCCATCACCAGCCGCAGGTGCAGATCGACGCGGTCGAGATTGATCCCGCCGTCGTCCGTATCGCCGACGAGTACTTCGGTGTGCGCTCCGGCGGGAACGTCCGCGTGCATACCGCCGACGCGGTGGCGTTCGTGGAGTCCACCGTTGACCGGTACGACCTGATCCTCATGGACGCGTTCCTGCGTCCGTCGAGCGGCACCGACGCGACCGGCGTGCCGACGGCCCTCAAGACGCTGGCGTTTCTCGGGCGCCTGAAGCAGGCGCTGGCCCCAGGCGGCGTGGTCGCGTTCAACGTCAACGAACACGCCAGCATGGCCGACGACATCGCCGCGGTCGCGGCCGCGTTTGGCCACGCCGCGGTCTACCGCTGCCCGCCCTCTGACAACAAGGTGGTCATCGCCACCGAGGGCGGCATGGCCAAAGATGGCGAGCTGCGCGCCCGCATCGATGCACTCGATGCGCGCTTTAGCGGGGCGCTGTCTTTCGCGGATTTACTGCGGAACCGGGAGTAG
- a CDS encoding undecaprenyl-diphosphate phosphatase yields the protein MDLLSAALLGVVQGLTEFLPVSSSGHLILARAFFGWDPGRFGIAFDVACHVGTLLAVVAFFRADVAQLIMAAPGALGGRDGEWERLGRLIIAGTIPIVIVGGLWADVIETQLRSPVVVAVMLVVGGVGLLVAEWVGRKTRDARSLGYGEAMLIGLAQASALAPGMSRSGATLTVGLLLGLRRDTAARFVFLMSLPAIVAAAAKEALALSEVGTAGLPVTLMLVGLVTSAVVGYVTVKYFVRYLAGHSLAVFAYYRFALAAVTFAWLLSRAV from the coding sequence GTGGATTTACTGTCGGCCGCGTTGTTGGGCGTCGTCCAGGGACTGACCGAGTTCCTGCCGGTGTCCAGTTCGGGCCACCTGATCCTGGCGCGGGCGTTTTTCGGCTGGGATCCCGGCCGGTTTGGAATTGCGTTCGACGTGGCGTGCCACGTCGGCACGCTGCTGGCGGTGGTGGCGTTTTTCCGCGCCGACGTTGCGCAGCTAATCATGGCGGCCCCGGGCGCGCTTGGCGGACGCGACGGCGAATGGGAACGGCTCGGCCGGCTGATCATCGCCGGCACCATCCCGATCGTGATCGTCGGTGGCCTGTGGGCCGACGTCATTGAAACGCAGTTGCGCTCGCCGGTGGTGGTCGCGGTGATGCTGGTGGTGGGCGGGGTCGGCCTGCTGGTGGCCGAGTGGGTCGGGCGCAAGACGCGCGACGCGCGGTCGCTCGGTTACGGCGAGGCCATGCTGATTGGCCTGGCCCAGGCGTCGGCGCTGGCGCCCGGCATGTCGCGATCGGGGGCGACCCTCACGGTCGGCCTGCTGCTGGGGTTGCGGCGCGATACGGCGGCGCGGTTTGTGTTCCTGATGAGCCTGCCGGCCATCGTCGCGGCCGCGGCCAAGGAAGCGCTGGCACTGTCCGAGGTGGGCACCGCGGGTCTGCCGGTCACGCTGATGCTGGTGGGCCTGGTGACGTCGGCGGTCGTGGGCTACGTCACGGTGAAGTACTTTGTGCGGTATCTTGCGGGGCACTCGCTGGCGGTGTTTGCGTACTATCGTTTTGCCCTGGCGGCGGTCACGTTCGCGTGGCTGCTCAGCCGGGCGGTGTGA
- a CDS encoding DUF502 domain-containing protein: protein MMQWLRRSFLAGLVVTVPLFITVVTLVWLFRFIDGVATPLSTNLFGREVPGLGVLVTTAAILLTGALATNVIGRRILRRGEMWLLNVPLFKTVYAPVKQLVAAFSPDSETGFKKVVIVDDQRRGMVMGFLTREFTLDRGAGPERMVAVYVPTNHLYLGDVLVYPRHQATFPSLSVEDGVRIFLTGGMALPPQISTRTGHDGDETSR, encoded by the coding sequence ATGATGCAGTGGCTGCGCCGGAGTTTCCTGGCCGGCTTGGTCGTGACGGTGCCGTTGTTCATCACGGTCGTCACGCTCGTCTGGCTGTTCCGCTTCATCGACGGGGTGGCGACGCCGCTGTCGACGAACCTGTTCGGCCGCGAGGTGCCGGGGCTGGGCGTGCTGGTCACGACGGCGGCGATCCTGTTGACCGGGGCGCTGGCGACCAACGTGATTGGCCGGCGGATCCTGCGGCGCGGGGAGATGTGGCTGCTGAACGTGCCGCTCTTCAAGACCGTGTATGCGCCGGTGAAGCAGTTGGTGGCGGCCTTCTCGCCTGACAGCGAGACGGGCTTCAAGAAGGTCGTGATCGTCGACGATCAGCGGCGCGGCATGGTGATGGGGTTCCTGACGCGCGAGTTCACGCTCGATCGCGGCGCGGGACCGGAGCGGATGGTGGCGGTGTACGTGCCGACCAATCACCTGTATCTCGGTGATGTGTTGGTCTACCCGCGGCACCAGGCGACGTTCCCGAGTTTGTCGGTGGAAGACGGCGTGCGGATTTTCTTAACGGGCGGCATGGCGCTGCCCCCGCAGATCAGTACGAGGACAGGACACGATGGTGATGAGACTTCTCGATAG